The bacterium (Candidatus Blackallbacteria) CG13_big_fil_rev_8_21_14_2_50_49_14 genomic sequence ATGCCCAATGTCTCTTACCTGAGAATTACCCAAGCAGATGGCACAAATATATATTATACGATCACAGCCAATCGTTATTATAAATCGAGGAATCAATTGGGGTTCATCGATCCCAATTATGAAAAGTCACAAAGAAGCCCAGAAAGAGATTCTCTTGAAATTTTTGAAGGAATATTTGTTAATTTCCCTGAAAAAATCTACCTAATTCAGGCCTCAGAGCTGGATACGTTTACAAAAGATTTGCAAACACTTGCAAATCGCGAACAATTTTTAGCCTTCAATCAAAAATATGGCTTGGATCAAAATGCTGAAAATTTCTGGCCCATTCTGGACGAAATAAATGCTACGCATATCCGAACAAACCCAATTCATGGCGGAATCATTGATCTTCATCGCTACGGAAGCTTGGATCAGAAATTACCACTCTAAACAAAGGGGTCGGCGAGTCTCAATCTGGTTTTCAACAACAATATCCCCAACAGATTTGACAAAGTCCCAGTCTTGGCTTACGAAATAGAAAAGGGCAACAATACGAACAGGATTTGACTTGGCAATACATCACCGTCATGGCTGACACCTGCTTCGAATGAGATCTTCCCAACCCAAAGGTTTCGCAACCGCCATAAAGTCATCGCTGGGCAGGCAAGTGATAGTGACCTGTTCATGCCTAAAGGGATGGGTAAAGCGAAGCCCAATAGAGGCCAAGAGTAGCCGAGAGCAATCAAAGTGGGCTTTGAAAATATCATTGTGAACTTTCTTGCCATACTTGGGATCACCAATAATAGGGTGTGAGATATGTTTCATATGGTAACGCAATTGATGCCTTTTTCCTGTTTGGGGTCTAAGTTCAACCAGGCTGTAGCGGCTCTTCTCATACCTGTCATTGGCAATCTCAAGCTCGCATTTTGCAAGTGTAGAAAGATCTGTAATGCCCTGTTGTA encodes the following:
- a CDS encoding pseudouridylate synthase, whose protein sequence is MELPIIYRDERFIAIHKPAGLLVHRSPIDASETEFAVQKLRVQIDRPVFPLHRLDKPTSGLLIFAFDSEAASRLSEQFSNHTIQKSYLAIVRGYSPDQAHIDYPVKAQQDKYFKTNIQQGITDLSTLAKCELEIANDRYEKSRYSLVELRPQTGKRHQLRYHMKHISHPIIGDPKYGKKVHNDIFKAHFDCSRLLLASIGLRFTHPFRHEQVTITCLPSDDFMAVAKPLGWEDLIRSRCQP